The following are from one region of the Malassezia vespertilionis chromosome 4, complete sequence genome:
- the ELP2 gene encoding Elongator subunit elp2 (COG:B; COG:K; EggNog:ENOG503NU57) produces the protein MTEVPVSFEYLSCATNRTSHIADCIELAHDDHFVAAYVFGVHKAFAVQLDPTSARSLRGIRQPQCPQPVHLQPTGFTSTVHVLKAIPFARTNPALLLGSYNGGTEIWRPVWKDERLCWECSVSLQSAEKSSITALGVLRNPACVARNVPLFATGSTDGTVQVYEARADGAEAQHVQEISLGSKYPLDIAFVHMPGPLDAPPTTLMAIALTDKQVHLYAREPRGAFRLRLQLDGHEDWVRALDFTTAPDLRTADSLNVYLASASQDQNVRLWRMSMDAARAQTQAPVRDTFEAMANELVPNDQGINTKKEWITFDNAPRWAVSLDALLLGHEAWVTGIRWHPTPSPASQRAALLSSSMDNSMIIWSPQALQSSAWPMLASSEAEKELWLPVHRFGDVGSLSGGFLGALWQPVHEDAPSTAVCTYDRQGAAHIWHHTDQGPWKPIASMSGHAGPASGLAWEPCGDYFLTTGADRTTRLHGTFVEHSVDGIPPRSWHELARPQTHGYDLHAVAWLDRLSFVSAADEKVLRVFGAPRSFIENAISLRTIQTHTKHMDVVMVELKERDAWRQGDALLPAIRCAMQARRPAMSILVSSAMLSGFASNKAPACSLGEVETFLNKVYTLAWSEASAASIPITDMNVYLVPGHTTSPENNAALRSWASTRASMVQGIYTVDNDAFRVPAASVALVSSVPATAVAAGSMTLSQVTTSHEFPREATVALGGTFDHIHIGHKLLLSISALCTTTRLIVGVTATELLASKKHRAYVEPIAKRLASVRHFLREFTSTLRPLALDVVPIADVCGPAGTDPLLDLLVVTQETAKGADTIAKVREENNIKAVQVHIVTLVDSGALEKVGSTAIREMLASSQVEPGTEYTLDVQLAKARETGPAAAGVPPLGLSNRAVAEDGEESAFFVQPPTPEQLQGHTLWPELEKLYGHGYEVLSVDVDLGAHLVASTCKATSAEHAVVRLFDAEQRWKPLQPPLDGHTLSITQTRFSSDGQYILTASRDRSWRLYRREDRTTYTPYTGERTHARIVWDCAWAWDAVHTFATASRDKTVKVWRVLDDEKARHELVTTIAVNDAVLSVAFGPHNMLAMGLERGDVLIYRANADQSAWTPYIALLRHHTGAVHRLGFRPYGAWVDAYNAVPLELLSVGDDGCARLVAFPL, from the coding sequence ATGACCGAGGTTCCTGTCTCGTTCGAGTACCtctcgtgcgcgacgaacCGTACATCCCATATTGCAGATTGCATTGAGCTAGCACACGATGACCATTTCGTGGCTGCATACGTATTCGGCGTTCATAAAGCGTTTGCAGTTCAGCTGGACCCcacgagcgcgcgctctttgcgcggtATACGCCAGCCGCAGTGTCCCCAGCCTGTACACTTGCAGCCAACAGGGTTCACCAGTACGGTGCATGTGCTCAAAGCGATTCCGTTTGCACGCACGAACCCCGCACTGCTCCTGGGCTCATACAATGGTGGCACGGAAATCTGGCGGCCTGTGTGGAAAGATGAGCGCCTTTGCTGGGAATGCAGCGTCTCTTTGCAGTCCGCCGAGAAAAGCTCGATCACTGCACTGGGTGTGCTACGTAATCCCGCTTGCGTAGCCCGCAATGTGCCGCTATTTGCGACTGGCAGCACAGATGGCACGGTACAAGTCTACGAGGCACGCGCCGACGGCGCTGAAGCGCAGCATGTACAGGAAATTTCGCTAGGCTCCAAGTATCCATTGGATATTGCATTTGTGCATATGCCAGGGCCCCTCGATGCGCCACCGACAACGCTCATGGCGATCGCACTCACCGATAAACAAGTACATTTGTACGCACGCGAACCTCGCGGTGCATTTCGCCTGCGTTTGCAGCTCGATGGGCACGAAGACtgggtgcgtgcgctggattTCACAACAGCGCCGGATCTGCGCACTGCAGACTCACTCAACGTGTATCTCGCATCTGCCTCACAGGACCAAAACGTGCGACTGTGGAGAATGTCGatggacgcggcgcgcgctcaaaCGCAGGCGCCTGTGCGGGACACGTTTGAAGCGATGGCGAATGAACTGGTCCCAAACGACCAAGGGATCAATACCAAGAAGGAATGGATCACGTTTGACAATGCACCGCGCTGGGCCGTATCGCTGGATGCATTGTTGTTGGGGCACGAAGCTTGGGTAACGGGCATTCGCTGGCATCCCACACCAAGTCCTGCATCccaacgcgcggcgctcctcTCCTCGTCCATGGACAATAGCATGATTATTTGGtcgccgcaggcgctgcaaagctCTGCATGGCCGATGCTTGCGTCGAGCGAGGCGGAAAAAGAGCTTTGGCTGCCCGTGCACCGATTCGGCGACGTAGGCAGCTTGAGTGGTGGATTTCTCGGAGCGCTTTGGCAGCCTGTGCATgaggatgcgccgagcactgCAGTGTGCACGTACGatcgccaaggcgctgcgcatatTTGGCACCATACCGACCAGGGCCCATGGAAACCGATAGCATCCATGAGTGGCCACGCAGGACCGGCGAGTGGCCTGGCTTGGGAGCCGTGTGGCGACTACTTTTTGACCACGGGCGCAGACAGAACTACGCGGCTCCATGGCACGTTTGTTGAGCACAGCGTCGATGGTATACCCCCGCGCTCCTGGCACGAATTAGCGCGGCCGCAAACGCACGGATACGACTTGCATGCTGTAGCATGGCTCGATCGTCTCTCGTTTGTGAGCGCGGCCGATGAAAAGGTGCTGCGtgtgtttggcgcgccgcgctcgtttATTGAGAATGCAATCTCTTTGCGCACTATCCAGACCCACACAAAGCACATGGATGTGGTCATGGTCGAgctcaaagagcgcgatgcgtgGCGCCagggcgatgcgctgctgccggCGATTcgatgcgcgatgcaggcgcggcggccgGCCATGAGCATCCTTGTCTCGAGTGCGATGCTGTCTGGTTTTGCAAGCAATAAAGCGCCTGCGTGCTCCTTGGGAGAGGTTGAGACGTTCCTCAATAAAGTGTACACACTCGCATGGAGCgaagcaagcgcagcgagcatTCCAATAACAGACATGAACGTGTACCTTGTTCCAGGCCACACCACGAGTCCCGAAAacaatgcggcgctgcgttcTTGGgcatcgacgcgcgcatcgatggTGCAAGGCATCTACACCGTGGACAATGATGCGTTCCGTGTTCCAGCCGCATCTGTTGCACTTGTATCCTCCGTGCCAGCGACTGCCGTCGCGGCTGGCAGCATGACGCTCTCCCAAGTCACGACATCGCACGAATTTCCACGCGAGGCAACggttgcgcttggcggcacgTTTGACCACATCCATATTGGGCATAAACTACTGCTCAGCATTTCGGCACTGTgcacgacgacgcgcctcATAGTCGGTGTCACCGCTACAGAGCTCCTTGCTTCCAAGAAGCACCGAGCGTACGTGGAGCCCATCGCGAAGCGGCTTGCTTCAGTGCGCCATTTCCTGCGTGAATTCACCTCGACATTGCGTCCCTTGGCGCTGGATGTGGTGCCTATTGCAGACGTGTGCGGTCCTGCAGGCACCGATCCTCTTCTTGACTTGCTGGTCGTGACGCAGGAGACGGCCAAAGGCGCCGACACAATAGCCAAGGTACGCGAGGAAAACAATATCAAGGCTGTGCAGGTGCACATCGTTACCTTGGTCGACTCTGGCGCGCTTGAAAAGGTAGGCAGCACTGCGATCCGCGAGATGCTTGCATCGTCGCAGGTCGAGCCTGGCACGGAGTACACGCTGGATGTACAActtgccaaggcgcgcgaaacgGGTCCAGCTGCCGCTGGTGTGCCGCCCCTTGGCCTCTCGAACCGCGCCGTGGCCGAGGACGGCGAAGAATCTGCTTTTTTTGTCCAGCCACCGACGCCTGAACAGCTTCAAGGGCACACACTCTGGCCAGAGCTCGAGAAGCTGTACGGCCATGGGTACGAGGTGCTCAGCGTCGACGTCgatcttggcgcgcacCTTGTCGCAAGTACGTGCAAAGCAACGTctgccgagcatgcggTCGTGCGCTTGTTTgatgccgagcagcgctggaagcCGCTACAGCCGCCTTTGGACGGGCATACACTTTCCATCACACAAACGCGCTTCAGCTCCGACGGGCAATACATACTGACTGCTAGTCGCGATCGCTCCTGGCGCCTGTATCGACGCGAGGACCGCACTACCTACACTCCGTACACTGGCGAGCGAACACACGCGCGAATTGTGTGGGATTGTGCATGGGCATGGGATGCAGTGCACACGTTTGCCACGGCATCTCGCGATAAGACGGTAAAGGTGTGGCGCGTACTGGACGATGAAAAAGCGCGCCACGAACTTGTCACGACTATTGCTGTCAACGACGCTGTGCTAAGCGTTGCTTTTGGGCCGCACAACATGCTGGCCATGGgcttggagcgcggcgatgtACTGATCTACCGCGCAAATGCTGACCAGAGCGCATGGACGCCGTATATCGCACTTTTGCGGCACCACActggcgctgtgcatcgcctcGGATTCCGGCCATACGGCGCATGGGTCGATGCATACAATGCAGTCCCACTGGAGCTGCTCTCTGTTGGCGACGACGGATGTGCGCGCCTGGTAGCATTTCCTCTATAA
- a CDS encoding uncharacterized protein (EggNog:ENOG503P5M3) — translation MANTGRWAGIRRAKQRKKVAPTTSKLYAQILANEALETKIQNETSPYPPTYTEHVSRRNVCTSAMYGHEIPKLRTICLTIAAKHFSSHILPSPVDGAHERRKSSAPQKRRRGDEDYLPDAEEVHLPLKKTDALQWTREEALWWNETNNQLLKQLPPQLADALLDQLCLHAPWSLTKDVLSAFFLPYAMPHSTKSYGSLPAGSRIRPRLFFPASLPLFSQDPKTASLLLSVLAGALALSPSAVRLAQSIYALDLHGLTRLQSASLTRLLRAPPNAGVGAWNLRRVTLPGCAAVGDAVVDTIIAVCGSSLEELDMTMTSVSARIDFNEDTFSAAVSAAVDASLHTLDVAHTAVGDIAIGGILRHIGPQLQTLHVGHTLVGANVALEALLSRLLVPKDGYMPSALTKLDLADMVEYARRHQSSLQGRTGISGNTLYAISRMVADAANARGKPLERVKMRGDKRAAFSASHWRLPTMHGVPYTLGDAMYMLTGSVTSLDVGGLALPAQDLERSCTETMIFPSYACLEELSLVSTALRDEALQTLVPWTGKLQKLFLDETQITLRARRGYFDDWAVRTRGT, via the exons ATGGCAAACACTGGCCGCTGGGCAGGGATACGccgtgcaaagcagcggAAAAAAGTTGCACCTACCACATCCAAACTATACGCACAGATCCTGGCAAACGAAGCGCTCGAGACCAAGATCCAGAATGAGACATCGCCTTATCCGCCGACATACACGGAGCATGTATCTCGACGGAATGTATGCACGAGTGCCATGTATGGCCACGAAATACCGAAACTACGTACCATATGCCTGACCATTGCTGCAAAGCACTTTTCCTCGCACATTCTTCCTTCCCCCGTCGATGGAGCTCACGAGCGAcgaaaaagcagcgcgccgcaaaagcggcgccgcggcgacgAGGACTATTTGCCGGATGCGGAAGAAGTGCACTTGCCTCTGAAAAAAACAGACGCACTGCAGTGGACGCGAGAGGAGGCTCTGTGGTGGAACGAGACCAACAACCAGCTCTTGAAACAGCTCCCCCCTCAGCTCGCAGATGCTTTATTGGACCAGTTGtgtctgcacgcgccgtggtCACTGACCAAGGATGTGTTATCTGCTTTTTTCTTGCCGTACGCAatgccgcacagcacgaaAAGTTACGGGTCACTGCCAGCGGGATCGCGTATCCGCCCGCGGCTTTTTTTCCCGGCATCTTTGCCTCTGTTTTCGCAGGACCCAAAgacggcgtcgctgctgtTATCCGTGCTcgcaggcgcgcttgcattATCACCAAgtgctgtgcggctcgCGCAAAGCATCTATGCACTGGATCTACATGGCCTTACTCGGCTTCAGAGCGCATCTCTGACTcgcctgctgcgcgcgccgccgaatGCCGGAGTCGGTGCGTGGaatttgcggcgcgtcacGCTGCCgggatgcgccgctgtggGCGACGCAGTTGTGGACACCATTATTGCAGTGTGTGGCTCGAGTTTGGAGGAGCTTGACATGACGATGACTTCTGTATCGGCCCGCATT GATTTTAACGAGGACACCTTTTCGGCCGCGGTAAGCGCCGCTGTGGATGCTT CGTTGCACACACTCGACGTGGCGCATACCGCGGTCGGCGATATCGCTATTGGAGGAATACTGCGGCATATTGGGCCGCAACTGCAAACCTTGCATGTCGGGCACACGCTAGTCGGCGCGAATG TCGCAttggaagcgctgctttcgCGGCTGCTTGTGCCAAAGGATGGCTACATGCCATCGGCCTTGACAAAGCTAGACTTGGCAGATATGGTCGAGTACGCGCGACGGCACCAATCTTCCTTGCAAGGCCGTACTGGAATTTCAGGGAACACGCTGTACGCGATAAGTCGTATGGTAGCCGATGCTGCCAATGCGCGGGGGAAGCCTTTGGAGCGAGTCAAGATGCGAGGCGATAAACGCGCTGCCTTTTCCGCTAGTCACTGGCGCCTGCCCACCATGCATGGCGTGCCATACACGCTGGGCGATGCTATGTATATGCTGACGGGAAGTGTCACTTCGCTCGATGTGGGTGGTCTAGCGTTACCGGCGCAGGATTTGGAGCGTTCGTGTACAGAGACGATGATATTTCCATCCTACGCATGCTTAGAAGAACTTTCCCTCGTATCTACAGCGCTACGCGACGAAGCGCTTCAAACGCTCGTGCCCTGGACCGGCAAGTTACAGAAACTCTTTTTGGACGAAACGCAAATCACTT TGCGTGCACGACGTGGCTACTTTGACGActgggccgtgcgcacgcgAGGAACCTAG
- the ATE1 gene encoding arginyltransferase (COG:O; EggNog:ENOG503NX69), with amino-acid sequence MPAWSMAAPVGYGSAPCGYCDSKTHASSSTDTSCSFGFWHTIRLSIDAYRPSRAQRRAVQHLYWTLSERKIPNKWKGKWGKYAWDLEKHLALVLEDEGSTLPDYMHAPYDVPCAERIQISLVRAHATDEKYALFRKYQAHIHHESEEDISSRKGWEKFLVDAPFFDTDASGAFGAYHQEYRFCGHLIAVGVVDILPFCVSSVYFYYDPEYSDWELGRLSVMNEIALARRMRRALDLPCLRWYYLGAFQPSEILDTMDNSWRALRNVEAQLDAGQRAAFNEPPGGKSAAYTHGAGDTKLPCPLPLGMDEPAAMHKDAACHVCLMDGSHQAMLIPLTVSTAHV; translated from the exons ATGCCTGCATGGAGCATGGCGGCGCCGGTTGGGTacggcagcgcgccgtgtggCTACTGCGACTCTAAAACACATGCGTCGTCATCTACAGACACAAGCTGCTCGTTTGGATTTTGG CACACAATTCG ACTTTCCATCGATGCGTACCGCccttcgcgcgcgcagcgacgcgcagtgcagcaTTTATACTGGACGTTATCCGAGCGCAAAATACCAAACAAATGGAAAGGAAAGTGGGGGAAGTATGCTTGGGATTTGGAGAAGCACTTGGCGCTTGTGCTAGAGGATGAGGGAAGTACTCTTCCCGATTATATGCACGCACCGTACGATGTTCCCTGCGCTGAGCGTATCCAAATATCTCTcgtacgcgcgcatgcGACAGACGAAAAGTATGCTCTTTTTCGCAAATACCAAGCGCACATTCACCATGAGTCAGAAGAGGATAtcagctcgcgcaaagGTTGGGAGAAGTTTCTTGTGGATGCGCCCTTTTTC GATAccgacgcaagcggcgcttttggCGCGTACCACCAAGAGTACAGGTTCTGCGGTCATCTGATTGCGGTCGGTGTAGTGGATATTCTGCCTTTTTGCGTAAGCAGTGTCTACTTTTACTACGATCCCGAGTACAGCGACTGGGAGCTTGGGCGACTTAGCGTGATGAATGAAATTGcattggcgcggcgcatgcgccgcgcgttggATTTGCCGTGCCTGCGATGGTATTATTTGG GCGCGTTTCAGCCGTCGGAAATCCTCGATACAATGGACAATTCctggcgtgcgctgcgcaacgtaGAAGCACAGCTCGATGCaggccagcgcgcagcgttcAACGAGCCTCCCGGAGGAAAGAGTGCAGCTTACACGCATGGTGCTGGAGACACAAAGCTACCATGTCCCCTGCCTCTTGGCATGGACGAGCCTGCGGCTATGCACAAAGATGCTGCATGCCATGTATGTCTCATGGATGGTTCCCACCAGGCAATGCTCATTCCACTGACTGTAAGTACTGCGCACGTCTGA
- a CDS encoding uncharacterized protein (EggNog:ENOG503PPIP; COG:S), with protein sequence MNVKGMRRVSSLRDGTPAYPHVDVPDDVLYRHITDQVPPVVRMKHLLDWTLHRSLQQALGAEAMPQVSKRAMRKARESGPMLFCSPPSRVQRPLSEQEKQQFAEAAPTLRKVTDHVLHDLNDGLIGISWLSQSSEIRTESLQPHPRNLSNTHAAEQLEGMKEQLAMELKTWKGHEEEIAKLNSESDTLESLASQLREQSTSRRKARASASGFTDDGDEDQAIADEVELAMHGSASDVKNLAWSVADLDEPTTAQLAYANGVLASTCALNDAVTARGQGQRYVDQDDSSLCGTEVDPRLLSLETVVDKLNMSLYSISQLDRVAGDYIMQVSARAAQALQERAAASDAGFVARAESRGAETGIGVEYAAAHRLDTLLASIRDPQPDTRVGSDSDPLIQVDTRTILRALADVHK encoded by the coding sequence ATGAATGTCAAAGGGATGCGCCGGGTCTCGAGTCTGCGCGACGGCACACCTGCGTATCCGCATGTAGATGTACCCGACGACGTGCTCTACCGGCATATTACTGACCAAGTACCCCCCGTGGTGCGCATGAAACATCTACTTGACTGGACGTTACAccgctcgctgcagcaggcgcttggcgcggaAGCAATGCCCCAAGTAAGCAAgcgggcgatgcgcaaggcgcgggAGAGTGGGCCGATGCTGTTTTGTTCTCCTCCGTCGCGTGTTCAGCGACCGCTTTCCGAGCAAGAAAAGCAGCAATTTGCTGAAGCGGCGCCTACACTGCGCAAAGTGACAGACCACGTTTTGCACGATTTGAACGATGGTCTGATTGGGATAAGCTGGCTGAGCCAATCAAGTGAAATCCGAACGGAATCGCTCCAGCCGCATCCACGGAATCTGTCGAATACGCACGCGGCTGAGCAGCTTGAAGGGATGAAGGAGCAGCTGGCGATGGAGCTCAAGACATGGAAAGGGCACGAGGAAGAAATTGCAAAACTGAATAGTGAATCGGATACGCTGGAGTCGCTCGCGTCGCAATTGCGCGAGCAATccacgtcgcggcgcaaagcacgcgcaagtgcatcgGGTTTTACTGACGATGGTGATGAGGATCAGGCGATTGCAGACGAGGTCGAGCTTGCCATGCATGGAAGTGCCTCGGACGTCAAAAACCTTGCTTGGTCGGTCGCGGACCTGGACGAGCCAACAACAGCACAGCTTGCGTATGCGAATGGAGTGCTTGCCTCGACATGCGCATTGAATGATGCTGTCACTGCGAGGGGACAGGGGCAGCGGTACGTGGACCAAGATGATTCATCGCTGTGCGGCACCGAGGTGGATCCCCGGCTTTTGTCCTTGGAAACGGTGGTGGACAAGCTGAACATGTCGCTCTACTCTATAAGCCAACTGGATCGCGTCGCCGGCGACTATATCATGCAAGtatctgcgcgcgcagcgcaggcattacaggagcgtgccgcagcgagcgatgcaggctttgtcgcgcgcgcagagagCCGCGGTGCAGAGACCGGTATTGGGGTCGAgtacgccgctgcgcatcgttTAGACACCCTACTTGCAAGCATTCGTGACCCCCAACCAGATACCAGAGTCGGATCCGATTCAGATCCTTTGATACAGGTCGATACGCGCACCATTCTGCGTGCATTGGCCGATGTGCATAAGTAG
- a CDS encoding uncharacterized protein (EggNog:ENOG503NX7A; COG:S) — protein MHTETEQPLGVLEELSSDASFISRGQSTDVRNTIELLGHGDQISAVASNPADPNIVASASIDKTVRLWDLRARGAVRIVQTTGSNINLSYSPNGQYLAVGDKTETVSLIDTIQGARVQTIKDGSVDREEINEMVWSPDGSLLLLPMGSGKIHFLRFPDMIDEASAQTQGHGINPAWKQVLQYPAHPSAIFCIRWDPTSRLVATGAADSTVALWDAVEWVSKHDFSSLKYPARTLDFSYDGEWLATGGEDATVHLIPVNATVNSLAWHPSKLLLAYSGVETGAQSTAPGAPPRTTPIYLYSVPP, from the exons ATGCATACAGAGACGGAGCAgccgctcggcgtgctggagGAGCTTAGCAGCGATGCGTCCTTTATCTCGCGCGGACAATCT ACCGACGTGCGCAACACCATTGAGCTACTCGGCCACGGCGACCAAATTTCAGCCGTCGCATCGAACCCCGCGGATCCAAACATTGTTGCTTCTGCGAGCATCGACAAGACGGTAAGGCTATGGGACTTGCGTGCACGGGGTGCCGTACGCATTGTGCAAACGACAGGCAGCAATATCAATTTGTCATACAGCCCTAATGGCCAGTACCTTGCAGTCGGCGACAAGACCGAAACTGTCTCGCTCATCGACACCATACAAGGCGCGCGGGTTCAAACGATAAAAGACGGCAGTGTGGACCGCGAAGAA ATCAATGAAATGGTGTGGTCGCCCGATGGCTCGCTCCTCCTCTTGCCCAtgggcagcggcaagaTCCATTTTCTGCGCTTCCCCGACATGATCGACGAGGCCAGCGCTCAGACGCAAGGCCACGGCATTAATCCTGCGTGGAAGCAAGTGCTGCAGTACCCTGCGCATCCTTCTGCCATTTTTTGTATACGATGGGACCCAACGTCGCGTCTGGTCGCGACGGGCGCTGCCGACAGCACCGTCGCGCTGTGGGATGCGGTGGAGTGGGTCTCGAAGCACGATTTTTCTTCTTTGAAATATCCCGCACGCACACTCGACTTTTCCTACGACGGAGAATGGCTTGCAACCGGCGGCGAAGACGCAACAGTGCATCTT ATCCCCGTGAACGCAACGGTGAACTCACTTGCATGGCATCCTTCCAAGCTTTTGCTTGCATACAGCGGCGTAGAAACGGGCGCAcagagcaccgcgcccggcgcacCACCACGCACGACGCCCATTTATCTCTATAGCGTACCGCCGTAG
- the BIM1 gene encoding microtubule integrity protein mal3 (BUSCO:EOG09264KO7; COG:Z; EggNog:ENOG503NZ7G), whose product MSASRTELIGWINDLLDLNYTKVEQCGTGAAYAQVIDSIYGTCMRATLTLGNVPMSRINYAARHDYESMGNYKILQNVFQRNRIDKPIPVDRLVRCKMQDNLEFLQWLKKYWDINYAGDGYDAEARRAGHPGTSASAASVRRVGSSAAQSRPSVAPRPSVGPRASVAPRQSVGPRASVAQRPPAAPRQSVAPGAARRMSVAGRGVPMRGHAAALSNETINQLTAEIDEMKISVDSLERERDFYFGKLRDVEVIVQDRLTELEKSTEGKDEQDAAEHGLLKQIQAVLYQTEEGFELPDAAGEVRLTTILTPQPEPLDETETF is encoded by the coding sequence ATGTCTGCTTCGCGAACGGAGCTTATCGGCTGGATTAACGATTTGCTAGACTTGAACTATACCAAGGTGGAACAATGCGGGACCGGTGCAGCGTATGCGCAGGTAATCGACTCCATCTACGGTACGTGTATGCGAGCCACACTTACGCTAGGCAATGTGCCCATGTCGCGCATCAACTATGCCGCGAGGCACGACTACGAGTCCATGGGAAATTACAAGATTTTGCAGAACGTGTTTCAGCGGAATCGTATTGACAAACCGATTCCTGTGGACCGTCTGGTTCGATGCAAAATGCAGGACAATCTCGAGTTTCTCCAGTGGCTGAAAAAATACTGGGATATCAACTACGCCGGGGATGGGTATGATGCTGAAGCACGGCGTGCAGGTCACCCCGGCACATCTgcgagcgcagcatccgTGCGGAGAGTCGGTTcctctgcagcgcaaagccgTCCGAGTGTAGCGCCGCGACCAAGCGTCGGTCCACGTGCAAgtgtcgcgccgcgccaaagTGTCGGTCCGCGTGCGAGCGTAGCACAGCGAcctcctgcagcgccgcgtcagAGTGTTGCGCCgggtgccgcgcggcgcatgtcTGTTGCAGGGCGCGGCGTTCCTATGCGGGGtcatgctgctgcgctttcCAACGAAACGATCAACCAATTGACTGCTGAAATTGACGAGATGAAAATAAGTGTGGACAGCCTCGAGCGGGAGCGCGACTTTTACTTTGGAAAGTTGCGCGATGTGGAAGTGATAGTGCAAGATCGGCTGACGGAGCTGGAGAAGAGTACGGAAGGCAAGGACGAGCAGGACGCTGCGGAGCACGGTTTGCTCAAGCAGATTCAAGCGGTGCTGTACCAAACAGAGGAGGGGTTCGAGCTGCCGGACGCAGCAGGAGAGGTGCGGCTCACTACAATACTCACACCACAGCCAGAGCCACTGGACGAGACAGAAACATTTTGA